The following coding sequences lie in one Mus musculus strain C57BL/6J chromosome 11, GRCm38.p6 C57BL/6J genomic window:
- the Epx gene encoding eosinophil peroxidase preproprotein, which produces MMQQLLALVGALATLILTQHAEGTAPASPSPVEISVLRDCIAEAKLLVDTAYNHTQKSIMQRLRSGSASPMDLLAYFKQPVAATRRVVQAADYMHVALGLLEERLQPRGSRPFNATDVLTEPQLRLLSQASGCALQDQAERCSNKYRTITGRCNNKKHPWLGASNQALARWLPAEYEDHRSLPFGWTPGKRRNGFLLPLVRDVSNQIVRFPSKKLTSDRGRALMFMQWGQFIDHDLDFSPESPARVAFSMGVDCEKTCAQLPPCFPIKIPRNDPRIKNQRDCIPFFRSAPACPQNRNKVRNQINALTSFVDASMVYGSEVTLALRLRNRTNFLGLLATNQRFQDNGRALLPFDNLHEDPCLLTNRSARIPCFLAGDTRSSETPKLTALHTLFVREHNRLAAELRRLNPHWSGDKLYNEARKIVGAMVQIITYRDFLPLVLGRARIRRTLGPYRGYCSNVDPRVANVFTLAFRFGHTMLQPFMFRLDSQYRASAPNSHVPLSSVFFASWRIIHEGGIDPILRGLMATPAKLNRQDSMLVDELRDKLFQQVRRIGLDLAALNMQRSRDHGLPGYNAWRRFCGLSQPRNLAQLSRVLKNQDLARKFLRLYKTPDNIDIWVGAIAEPLLPGARVGPLLACLFENQFRRARDGDRFWWQKWGVFTKRQRKALRRISLSRIVCDNTGITTVSRDIFRANIYPQGFVSCSRIPKLNLSAWRGK; this is translated from the exons ATGATGCAGCAGCTTCTGGCCCTGGTAGGGGCCTTAGCCACACTCATCCTCACCCAACACGCTGAAGGCACTGCCCCAG CTTCCCCCAGTCCAGTGGAGATTTCAGTCCTTCGAGACTGCATAGCAGAGGCTAAGCTGCTGGTGGACACTGCCTACAATCACACACAGAAAAG CATCATGCAACGTCTTCGCAGTGGCTCGGCCAGCCCCATGGACCTCCTGGCCTACTTCAAACAGCCAGTAGCAGCCACCAGAAGAGTGGTTCAGGCCGCTGATTATATGCATGTGGCCTTAGGGCTGCTAGAAGAGAGGCTGCAGCCACGGGGATCTAGACCCTTCAATGCCACTG atGTGCTCACAGAACCACAGCTGCGCCTGCTGTCCCAGGCCAGTGGCTGTGCTCTCCAGGACCAGGCTGAGAGGTGCAGCAACAAGTACCGAACCATAACAGGGAGATGCAACAACAA GAAGCATCCCTGGCTGGGAGCCTCCAACCAGGCCCTGGCCCGCTGGCTGCCAGCTGAGTATGAAGACCACAGGTCTCTCCCCTTTGGCTGGACCCCTGGAAAGAGGCGTAATGGCTTCCTGCTTCCTCTT GTCCGGGATGTCTCCAATCAGATTGTGCGCTTCCCCAGCAAGAAACTGACCTCAGACCGCGGCCGGGCCCTTATGTTCATGCAGTGGGGCCAGTTCATCGACCATGACCTGGACTTCTCCCCGGAGTCCCCAGCCAGAGTGGCCTTCAGCATGGGTGTGGACTGTGAGAAGACCTGTGCCCAGCTGCCCCCCTGCTTCCCCATCAAG ATCCCACGCAATGATCCCCGCATCAAGAACCAGCGCGACTGCATCCCCTTCTTCCGCTCTGCCCCGGCGTGCCCCCAAAACAGGAACAAAGTCCGCAACCAGATCAACGCACTTACATCCTTCGTGGACGCCAGCATGGTGTATGGCAGCGAGGTGACCCTCGCCCTGCGGCTCCGTAATAGGACCAACTTCCTGGGGCTGCTGGCCACGAACCAGCGATTCCAGGACAACGGTCGAGCCCTACTGCCTTTTGACAACCTGCATGAGGACCCCTGTCTCCTGACTAACCGCTCTGCACGCATCCCCTGCTTCCTGGCAG GTGACACTCGGTCAAGTGAAACCCCCAAACTGACGGCCTTGCACACGCTGTTTGTGAGAGAACACAATCGCCTAGCCGCTGAGCTGAGGCGCCTGAATCCCCACTGGAGTGGAGACAAGCTGTACAACGAAGCCCGGAAGATCGTGGGAGCCATGGTCCAG ATCATCACCTACCGAGACTTCCTGCCTCTGGTTCTGGGCAGGGCCCGGATCAGAAGAACTTTGGGTCCCTACAGAGGGTATTGCTCCAATGTGGACCCCCGTGTAGCCAATGTTTTCACCCTGGCCTTCCGCTTTGGCCACACCATGCTTCAGCCCTTCATGTTCCGCCTGGATAGCCAGTATCGGGCCTCGGCACCCAACTCCCACGTCCCGCTTAGCTCTGTATTCTTTGCCAGCTGGCGAATCATACATGAAG GTGGCATCGACCCTATCCTCCGAGGTCTCATGGCCACCCCAGCTAAGCTGAACCGGCAGGATTCCATGCTGGTGGATGAGCTCCGCGACAAGCTGTTTCAGCAAGTGAGAAGGATCGGGCTGGATCTGGCAGCTCTGAACATGCAGCGCAGCCGGGACCACGGCCTTCCAG GATACAATGCCTGGAGACGCTTCTGTGGGCTTTCCCAGCCCCGAAACTTGGCCCAGCTTAGTCGGGTGCTAAAAAATCAGGATTTGGCAAGGAAGTTTCTGAGACTGTACAAGACGCCCGACAACATTGACATCTGGGTCGGAGCCATTGCGGAGCCTCTCCTGCCGGGGGCCCGAGTGGGGCCGCTTCTGGCTTGTCTTTTTGAGAACCAGTTCAGGAGagccagagatggagacag ATTCTGGTGGCAGAAATGGGGAGTTTTCACCAAAAGACAACGCAAAGCCCTGAGGCGAATCTCTTTATCTCGGATTGTATGCGACAATACTGGCATCACCACGGTTTCGAGGGACATCTTCAGGGCTAACATCTACCCACAGGGTTTTGTGAGCTGTAGCCGTATTCCCAAGTTGAACCTATCAGCCTGGCGAGGCAAATGA
- the Epx gene encoding eosinophil peroxidase isoform X2 has product MVYGSEVTLALRLRNRTNFLGLLATNQRFQDNGRALLPFDNLHEDPCLLTNRSARIPCFLAGDTRSSETPKLTALHTLFVREHNRLAAELRRLNPHWSGDKLYNEARKIVGAMVQIITYRDFLPLVLGRARIRRTLGPYRGYCSNVDPRVANVFTLAFRFGHTMLQPFMFRLDSQYRASAPNSHVPLSSVFFASWRIIHEGGIDPILRGLMATPAKLNRQDSMLVDELRDKLFQQVRRIGLDLAALNMQRSRDHGLPGYNAWRRFCGLSQPRNLAQLSRVLKNQDLARKFLRLYKTPDNIDIWVGAIAEPLLPGARVGPLLACLFENQFRRARDGDRFWWQKWGVFTKRQRKALRRISLSRIVCDNTGITTVSRDIFRANIYPQGFVSCSRIPKLNLSAWRGK; this is encoded by the exons ATGGTGTATGGCAGCGAGGTGACCCTCGCCCTGCGGCTCCGTAATAGGACCAACTTCCTGGGGCTGCTGGCCACGAACCAGCGATTCCAGGACAACGGTCGAGCCCTACTGCCTTTTGACAACCTGCATGAGGACCCCTGTCTCCTGACTAACCGCTCTGCACGCATCCCCTGCTTCCTGGCAG GTGACACTCGGTCAAGTGAAACCCCCAAACTGACGGCCTTGCACACGCTGTTTGTGAGAGAACACAATCGCCTAGCCGCTGAGCTGAGGCGCCTGAATCCCCACTGGAGTGGAGACAAGCTGTACAACGAAGCCCGGAAGATCGTGGGAGCCATGGTCCAG ATCATCACCTACCGAGACTTCCTGCCTCTGGTTCTGGGCAGGGCCCGGATCAGAAGAACTTTGGGTCCCTACAGAGGGTATTGCTCCAATGTGGACCCCCGTGTAGCCAATGTTTTCACCCTGGCCTTCCGCTTTGGCCACACCATGCTTCAGCCCTTCATGTTCCGCCTGGATAGCCAGTATCGGGCCTCGGCACCCAACTCCCACGTCCCGCTTAGCTCTGTATTCTTTGCCAGCTGGCGAATCATACATGAAG GTGGCATCGACCCTATCCTCCGAGGTCTCATGGCCACCCCAGCTAAGCTGAACCGGCAGGATTCCATGCTGGTGGATGAGCTCCGCGACAAGCTGTTTCAGCAAGTGAGAAGGATCGGGCTGGATCTGGCAGCTCTGAACATGCAGCGCAGCCGGGACCACGGCCTTCCAG GATACAATGCCTGGAGACGCTTCTGTGGGCTTTCCCAGCCCCGAAACTTGGCCCAGCTTAGTCGGGTGCTAAAAAATCAGGATTTGGCAAGGAAGTTTCTGAGACTGTACAAGACGCCCGACAACATTGACATCTGGGTCGGAGCCATTGCGGAGCCTCTCCTGCCGGGGGCCCGAGTGGGGCCGCTTCTGGCTTGTCTTTTTGAGAACCAGTTCAGGAGagccagagatggagacag ATTCTGGTGGCAGAAATGGGGAGTTTTCACCAAAAGACAACGCAAAGCCCTGAGGCGAATCTCTTTATCTCGGATTGTATGCGACAATACTGGCATCACCACGGTTTCGAGGGACATCTTCAGGGCTAACATCTACCCACAGGGTTTTGTGAGCTGTAGCCGTATTCCCAAGTTGAACCTATCAGCCTGGCGAGGCAAATGA
- the Epx gene encoding eosinophil peroxidase isoform X1: MKVFILKASSRIPRNDPRIKNQRDCIPFFRSAPACPQNRNKVRNQINALTSFVDASMVYGSEVTLALRLRNRTNFLGLLATNQRFQDNGRALLPFDNLHEDPCLLTNRSARIPCFLAGDTRSSETPKLTALHTLFVREHNRLAAELRRLNPHWSGDKLYNEARKIVGAMVQIITYRDFLPLVLGRARIRRTLGPYRGYCSNVDPRVANVFTLAFRFGHTMLQPFMFRLDSQYRASAPNSHVPLSSVFFASWRIIHEGGIDPILRGLMATPAKLNRQDSMLVDELRDKLFQQVRRIGLDLAALNMQRSRDHGLPGYNAWRRFCGLSQPRNLAQLSRVLKNQDLARKFLRLYKTPDNIDIWVGAIAEPLLPGARVGPLLACLFENQFRRARDGDRFWWQKWGVFTKRQRKALRRISLSRIVCDNTGITTVSRDIFRANIYPQGFVSCSRIPKLNLSAWRGK, encoded by the exons ATGAAGGTCTTCATTTTAAAAGCTTCCTCGAGG ATCCCACGCAATGATCCCCGCATCAAGAACCAGCGCGACTGCATCCCCTTCTTCCGCTCTGCCCCGGCGTGCCCCCAAAACAGGAACAAAGTCCGCAACCAGATCAACGCACTTACATCCTTCGTGGACGCCAGCATGGTGTATGGCAGCGAGGTGACCCTCGCCCTGCGGCTCCGTAATAGGACCAACTTCCTGGGGCTGCTGGCCACGAACCAGCGATTCCAGGACAACGGTCGAGCCCTACTGCCTTTTGACAACCTGCATGAGGACCCCTGTCTCCTGACTAACCGCTCTGCACGCATCCCCTGCTTCCTGGCAG GTGACACTCGGTCAAGTGAAACCCCCAAACTGACGGCCTTGCACACGCTGTTTGTGAGAGAACACAATCGCCTAGCCGCTGAGCTGAGGCGCCTGAATCCCCACTGGAGTGGAGACAAGCTGTACAACGAAGCCCGGAAGATCGTGGGAGCCATGGTCCAG ATCATCACCTACCGAGACTTCCTGCCTCTGGTTCTGGGCAGGGCCCGGATCAGAAGAACTTTGGGTCCCTACAGAGGGTATTGCTCCAATGTGGACCCCCGTGTAGCCAATGTTTTCACCCTGGCCTTCCGCTTTGGCCACACCATGCTTCAGCCCTTCATGTTCCGCCTGGATAGCCAGTATCGGGCCTCGGCACCCAACTCCCACGTCCCGCTTAGCTCTGTATTCTTTGCCAGCTGGCGAATCATACATGAAG GTGGCATCGACCCTATCCTCCGAGGTCTCATGGCCACCCCAGCTAAGCTGAACCGGCAGGATTCCATGCTGGTGGATGAGCTCCGCGACAAGCTGTTTCAGCAAGTGAGAAGGATCGGGCTGGATCTGGCAGCTCTGAACATGCAGCGCAGCCGGGACCACGGCCTTCCAG GATACAATGCCTGGAGACGCTTCTGTGGGCTTTCCCAGCCCCGAAACTTGGCCCAGCTTAGTCGGGTGCTAAAAAATCAGGATTTGGCAAGGAAGTTTCTGAGACTGTACAAGACGCCCGACAACATTGACATCTGGGTCGGAGCCATTGCGGAGCCTCTCCTGCCGGGGGCCCGAGTGGGGCCGCTTCTGGCTTGTCTTTTTGAGAACCAGTTCAGGAGagccagagatggagacag ATTCTGGTGGCAGAAATGGGGAGTTTTCACCAAAAGACAACGCAAAGCCCTGAGGCGAATCTCTTTATCTCGGATTGTATGCGACAATACTGGCATCACCACGGTTTCGAGGGACATCTTCAGGGCTAACATCTACCCACAGGGTTTTGTGAGCTGTAGCCGTATTCCCAAGTTGAACCTATCAGCCTGGCGAGGCAAATGA